A stretch of the Chlamydia pecorum E58 genome encodes the following:
- a CDS encoding ketoacyl-ACP synthase III codes for MDKIKKAAILATGSYLPEKILSNADLEKMVDTSDEWIVTRTGIKERRIASDNEYTSDMGAKAAEKAIRASGLSKDLIDCIVFATSAPDYIFPSSGALAQAYLGIKEVPAFDCLAACTGFLYGLSIAKAYVESGTYNHVLLIAADKLSSFVNYQDRNTCVLFGDGGAACIVGRSRPGALEINQVCLGADGALGDLLSLPAGGSRNPATEATLKEGRHYISMEGKEVFKHAVRRMEAASKASIAVAGIQEEQVGWLVPHQANERIIDAIAKRFNISEAKVFKSLYKYGNTAASSLGIALDELLNTETVLPHEYLLLTAFGGGLSWGSVVLEHV; via the coding sequence GTGGATAAGATAAAGAAAGCTGCAATTTTAGCTACAGGTTCGTATCTTCCTGAAAAAATTCTTTCTAATGCGGATTTAGAAAAAATGGTAGATACATCTGATGAGTGGATCGTTACAAGAACAGGTATTAAAGAACGGCGTATTGCTTCTGATAATGAGTACACATCAGATATGGGAGCCAAGGCTGCAGAAAAAGCTATACGAGCGTCAGGACTTAGCAAAGACCTTATAGATTGTATAGTTTTTGCTACCTCTGCTCCCGATTATATTTTCCCTTCTAGTGGGGCTCTTGCACAAGCGTACTTAGGAATAAAAGAAGTTCCGGCTTTTGATTGTCTAGCAGCTTGTACTGGGTTTTTGTATGGCTTATCCATTGCAAAAGCGTATGTGGAGTCGGGGACTTACAATCATGTATTGCTTATTGCAGCGGATAAGCTCTCTTCATTTGTAAACTATCAGGATCGAAATACTTGTGTGCTTTTTGGTGATGGTGGTGCTGCATGTATTGTGGGAAGAAGTCGCCCTGGAGCTCTTGAAATTAACCAAGTATGTCTTGGTGCAGATGGGGCTTTAGGAGATTTATTGAGTTTGCCTGCAGGAGGAAGCCGGAATCCGGCTACTGAAGCTACGTTAAAAGAGGGGCGACATTATATCTCTATGGAAGGGAAGGAAGTTTTTAAGCATGCTGTTAGGAGAATGGAGGCTGCTTCTAAAGCTTCTATCGCAGTGGCGGGAATTCAAGAAGAGCAGGTGGGTTGGCTGGTCCCTCATCAGGCCAATGAGAGGATTATAGATGCTATAGCAAAGCGTTTTAATATTAGTGAAGCTAAGGTATTTAAGAGCTTGTATAAGTATGGGAATACTGCAGCTTCATCTTTAGGAATTGCTCTTGATGAGTTACTAAACACAGAAACGGTTCTTCCTCATGAGTATTTGCTTTTGACAGCCTTTGGTGGAGGGTTGTCTTGGGGATCTGTTGTTTTAGAGCACGTGTGA
- the fabD gene encoding ACP S-malonyltransferase: MTRYAFLFPGQGSQYVGMGEDLAEFYPIVSDLFSTADHALGFSLSSLMFNGPEDVLMETVHSQLAIFLHSLAVVKILESRISPSIVSGLSLGEYTALVASHRVSLEDGLSLIKKRGELMNEACTRSPGAMAALLGLTADAVKEGIASLGEGIAIANYNAPKQIVIAGVPEKIDEAITVFQALGVKKVVKLKVQGAFHTKLMQSAQDGLAPHIYNLVIQESKIPLMSHVDARFLIESEEIRESLARQTASPTLWYQSCYQIEPEVDVFLEVGPGKVLTGLNRSIGISKPTYSLGTVESIEKFLEGI; encoded by the coding sequence ATGACTAGATATGCATTTTTATTCCCTGGGCAAGGGAGCCAGTATGTAGGTATGGGGGAGGATCTAGCAGAATTTTATCCTATTGTCTCCGACCTATTTTCTACAGCAGATCACGCATTAGGGTTTTCTTTATCTTCACTGATGTTTAATGGCCCTGAAGATGTCCTTATGGAAACTGTGCACAGTCAGCTGGCGATATTTTTACATAGTTTAGCTGTAGTAAAGATATTGGAGTCGCGCATATCTCCAAGCATTGTTTCTGGGTTAAGTTTAGGAGAATATACTGCTTTAGTTGCATCTCATCGTGTTTCTTTAGAAGATGGTCTTAGTTTGATTAAGAAACGTGGGGAGTTAATGAATGAGGCATGTACTAGGAGCCCAGGAGCCATGGCGGCACTGTTAGGACTAACTGCAGATGCTGTTAAAGAGGGTATAGCGAGTTTGGGAGAAGGGATAGCCATAGCCAACTATAATGCTCCCAAGCAAATAGTTATTGCTGGAGTGCCAGAGAAGATAGATGAGGCTATTACGGTGTTTCAAGCATTAGGCGTAAAAAAAGTGGTAAAGCTTAAAGTTCAAGGAGCTTTCCATACGAAATTAATGCAGTCTGCTCAAGATGGTCTTGCTCCTCATATTTATAACTTAGTGATCCAGGAGTCTAAGATTCCTTTAATGTCTCATGTAGATGCGAGGTTTTTGATTGAGAGTGAGGAAATAAGAGAGTCCTTAGCACGTCAAACAGCTTCTCCAACGTTATGGTATCAGAGTTGTTATCAGATTGAGCCGGAAGTTGATGTTTTTTTAGAGGTGGGGCCAGGGAAAGTCCTTACAGGTTTAAATCGCTCTATAGGGATTTCTAAGCCTACATATAGTCTTGGGACTGTAGAAAGTATCGAGAAGTTTTTAGAGGGAATATAA
- the fabG gene encoding 3-oxoacyl-ACP reductase FabG: MDMMVAGKKVIVTGGSRGIGLGIAEIFVKEGAEVEIWGVSQERGEAAVETLKEWGSVSFSCIDVGNFEAVKSGVQSFLERHQRIDVLVNNAGITRDNLLIRMSEEDWHAVIRTNLDSLYYTCSSVIRPMIKARSGAIINVSSIVAKMGNPGQANYAAAKAGMIAFSKSLAKEVAGRNIRVNCIAPGFIDTDMTNVLSDALKAEWMKMVPMGRAGTPEDIARMALFLASPLSSYITAQVFAVDGGVTY; this comes from the coding sequence ATGGATATGATGGTTGCAGGCAAGAAGGTAATCGTGACTGGTGGCTCCCGTGGCATTGGTTTGGGAATTGCTGAGATTTTCGTTAAAGAGGGTGCAGAAGTAGAGATCTGGGGAGTTAGCCAAGAAAGAGGTGAAGCTGCAGTGGAGACTCTTAAAGAATGGGGCTCAGTTTCATTTTCTTGTATAGATGTCGGAAATTTTGAGGCTGTAAAAAGTGGCGTGCAGAGTTTTTTAGAAAGGCATCAAAGAATCGATGTGTTGGTGAATAATGCGGGCATTACTAGGGATAACTTATTAATAAGGATGTCAGAAGAAGACTGGCATGCTGTTATCCGTACGAACCTAGACTCTTTATATTATACCTGTTCTTCTGTGATTCGCCCTATGATTAAGGCTCGTTCTGGAGCTATAATCAATGTATCTTCAATTGTGGCAAAGATGGGGAATCCTGGGCAGGCAAATTATGCTGCTGCGAAAGCTGGGATGATTGCATTTTCTAAATCTTTAGCTAAAGAAGTTGCAGGAAGGAATATTCGTGTGAACTGCATTGCTCCAGGGTTTATCGATACTGACATGACCAATGTATTAAGCGATGCGTTAAAGGCGGAGTGGATGAAGATGGTTCCTATGGGTAGAGCAGGCACTCCTGAGGATATTGCAAGAATGGCTTTATTTTTAGCTTCTCCACTCTCCTCTTATATTACTGCGCAGGTTTTTGCTGTTGATGGTGGAGTTACTTATTAG
- the acpP gene encoding acyl carrier protein, translated as MSLEDDVRDIIVEQLGVDPSEVTENASFIEDLNADSLDLTELIMTLEEKFNFEISEEEAEKLRTVGDVLLYIQNRQQQQ; from the coding sequence ATGAGTTTAGAAGACGATGTAAGGGATATTATTGTAGAACAACTCGGCGTTGATCCAAGCGAAGTTACTGAGAACGCTTCATTTATTGAAGATCTTAATGCTGATAGCTTAGATTTGACAGAGTTAATCATGACTTTAGAAGAGAAGTTTAACTTTGAGATTTCTGAGGAAGAGGCTGAAAAACTTCGTACTGTTGGGGATGTTTTGCTTTACATCCAAAATCGTCAACAACAACAGTAA
- a CDS encoding cyclic nucleotide-binding domain-containing protein, translating to MNLIDRAFLLKKTPIFQSLDMDLLLAVSDKTEVMIFKPESTIFSLGQQGYTLYVIMEGCVKITKSNLSQEIILKSQDCFGEESVFSNKTREYTASATTQVRTLVLNKSQILNIIEECPSVALSFLELYSKQVGLRLPLKYLNQR from the coding sequence ATGAATCTCATTGATAGAGCATTTTTACTGAAAAAAACCCCAATTTTTCAATCTTTAGATATGGACCTTCTCCTTGCTGTATCAGACAAGACAGAAGTCATGATTTTCAAACCTGAATCCACAATCTTCTCTTTAGGGCAGCAAGGCTATACCCTATACGTCATTATGGAAGGATGCGTGAAAATTACAAAAAGCAACCTCTCCCAAGAAATTATTTTAAAATCCCAAGACTGTTTTGGAGAAGAGAGCGTTTTTAGCAACAAAACTAGAGAGTATACAGCCTCAGCAACTACACAAGTACGCACCTTAGTGCTCAACAAAAGCCAAATTCTCAATATTATTGAAGAATGCCCTTCCGTAGCACTGTCTTTTCTAGAGCTCTACAGTAAACAGGTAGGCCTTAGGCTCCCCCTAAAATACCTAAACCAAAGATAG
- a CDS encoding membrane protein, which produces MQKALRLLFNLHCREERRVFLFSALGLVWGIGCYGTLALVEGLFIENLGASELPKIYLMSSLILCLLSSFILFNLFKKRVSPTTLFLVPITSTLGCNVYLLFYTLATPVLPKFPLFAYRVLIWGLTILSYTNFWGFVDQFFNLQDGKRHFCILNAAVFLGDAIGSGMVAFFIHKIGVQGILLLFNIALILTFPIVSYISKTLKFLSDDYETFINAGHPLPAAQVFKLCFKDKYTISLLCFYFFMQLLAIATELNYLKILDIQFSGKKEFLLTSYIGTCALWISLGNMCFALFAYSRIIKTLGVNNIILLAPLCFFSLFLYWTFKSPLGLVTVAMVIREGVTYALDDNNLMLLIYGVPNKIRNQIRIIIESFIEPIGMLFWAITCFLTSSQQVLCLCISALTIVLVYLVRTYYAKGIFKNLSTQALRFDKSIEDWVQTWTTKQKRQVELFLLAHLKHPNEYHQTLAFQYLLYLGSRSVLPTLLAHMNKLSLPNKLKAINMLKESLWAKDFLTLELLKRWTRKIPHPLISAAIHLYFAEHDLFHITNIVEDLYDHSGDRLLAAILVVRRQKICGPYRDLANSRLKELLNSKNQQGLSQALTILTLEKNEENFLLLLDFLESSDSNILTQTCKALSVSVTPSHKPYCHKLISALKHVSYNNQACYYLLQTINIALDPALIKDLLVTVSMLKSSSRKLAESIIKDLPKEFAPAFLQVLSDENLHNRTRILAAKILCKINSWLLKKHAYKIIKSKARKALFYAYHKQYIQQKNPEYNLGVLVDTLNSNYHAEVNFMLTILGMLGSVEYSDVLIRALIGKNQKVRAQALESLEKNCDSYLFSLCEPFINQPTLPHSEKYYFKCGIVPLSLKELLNMMENSPSYLSKLAARQLKQELIYCSSEFYSLGITGTLEEQEDRQIKDNADTLLPFF; this is translated from the coding sequence ATGCAAAAAGCCCTGCGCCTACTATTTAATCTACATTGTAGAGAGGAAAGGCGTGTTTTCCTCTTTTCTGCATTGGGGTTAGTTTGGGGCATAGGTTGCTATGGGACGCTAGCCCTTGTTGAAGGATTATTTATTGAAAATTTAGGAGCTTCGGAGCTTCCTAAAATTTACTTGATGTCCTCTCTTATCCTCTGTCTCCTTTCTTCTTTTATTCTTTTCAACTTATTTAAAAAGCGAGTTTCTCCGACAACCTTATTTCTTGTCCCTATAACAAGCACTCTAGGCTGCAATGTTTATCTTTTATTTTATACGTTAGCTACTCCAGTTCTTCCCAAGTTCCCTTTATTTGCATATCGCGTCTTAATTTGGGGCTTAACAATTCTTTCATACACAAATTTTTGGGGGTTTGTAGATCAATTTTTTAATTTACAAGATGGGAAGCGACATTTTTGTATTCTTAATGCTGCGGTCTTTCTAGGGGATGCAATAGGCTCAGGAATGGTTGCATTTTTTATTCATAAGATCGGAGTCCAAGGAATTCTTTTGTTATTTAACATTGCTCTGATTCTGACCTTCCCTATAGTCTCCTATATATCTAAAACTCTTAAATTCCTTTCTGATGACTACGAGACGTTTATTAATGCAGGACATCCCCTCCCTGCCGCTCAAGTATTTAAGCTATGTTTTAAAGATAAGTATACAATTTCCTTGCTATGCTTTTACTTTTTTATGCAGCTCCTAGCAATCGCTACAGAACTCAACTATCTAAAGATTTTAGACATACAATTCTCTGGAAAAAAAGAATTCCTACTCACCTCTTATATCGGAACATGTGCCCTCTGGATTTCTTTAGGGAATATGTGCTTTGCTCTATTTGCCTATAGCAGAATCATTAAAACCCTTGGGGTTAATAATATTATTTTGCTAGCACCTTTATGTTTTTTCAGTCTTTTTCTTTATTGGACATTTAAAAGTCCTTTGGGGCTTGTAACTGTCGCTATGGTTATTAGAGAGGGAGTAACCTATGCTCTTGATGATAACAATCTTATGCTGTTAATTTACGGCGTTCCAAATAAAATTCGTAACCAAATTCGCATTATCATTGAGTCCTTCATAGAACCTATTGGGATGCTGTTTTGGGCTATAACGTGTTTTCTAACCTCAAGTCAACAAGTGCTATGTCTATGCATTTCTGCCCTAACAATTGTTCTTGTGTATCTTGTACGCACCTATTACGCAAAAGGCATTTTTAAAAATCTATCAACTCAAGCTCTCCGCTTTGATAAATCTATAGAAGACTGGGTACAAACATGGACGACCAAACAGAAGCGTCAAGTAGAACTATTCCTTCTAGCTCATTTAAAACATCCCAATGAGTATCATCAAACCCTAGCATTTCAATATTTACTATATCTGGGTAGTCGTAGCGTTTTACCAACCCTTCTTGCCCATATGAACAAATTAAGCTTGCCTAACAAACTTAAAGCCATAAACATGTTAAAGGAGAGCCTTTGGGCCAAAGACTTTTTGACTCTAGAGCTATTAAAGCGCTGGACGAGAAAAATTCCTCACCCTTTAATCTCAGCAGCTATCCATCTTTATTTTGCAGAGCATGATCTCTTTCATATCACAAATATTGTTGAAGACCTCTATGACCATTCTGGAGACCGTCTTCTCGCCGCTATTCTTGTAGTAAGAAGACAAAAAATCTGTGGACCCTATCGAGATCTTGCAAATTCTCGCCTTAAAGAGTTGCTGAATTCTAAAAATCAGCAAGGGCTATCTCAAGCGTTAACTATTCTAACTTTAGAAAAGAATGAAGAGAACTTTTTATTGTTACTTGATTTCCTAGAATCTTCTGATTCTAATATCCTTACCCAGACGTGTAAAGCTCTAAGCGTTTCCGTTACCCCTTCGCACAAACCTTACTGTCATAAGCTAATTTCTGCGTTAAAGCACGTATCTTATAATAACCAAGCTTGCTACTATCTTCTGCAAACTATTAACATCGCCTTAGATCCAGCATTAATTAAAGATCTTCTTGTTACTGTTTCCATGCTTAAAAGCTCCTCCAGGAAACTCGCAGAATCCATAATTAAAGATCTTCCTAAAGAATTTGCTCCAGCCTTTCTTCAAGTCTTAAGCGATGAAAATCTCCATAACCGCACTCGCATTCTTGCAGCCAAAATTCTCTGTAAAATTAATAGTTGGCTTCTCAAAAAGCATGCGTATAAAATTATCAAATCTAAAGCAAGAAAGGCTCTATTTTACGCCTATCATAAACAATATATTCAGCAAAAAAACCCCGAGTATAATTTAGGCGTACTTGTAGATACACTAAATTCTAATTATCATGCTGAAGTAAATTTCATGCTAACAATTCTTGGAATGTTAGGCTCTGTAGAGTACTCCGATGTTCTCATCCGCGCTCTCATAGGAAAAAATCAAAAAGTTAGAGCTCAAGCTTTAGAATCTTTAGAGAAGAACTGCGATAGCTACTTATTTTCCTTATGCGAGCCTTTTATAAACCAACCCACACTTCCTCATAGTGAAAAGTATTACTTTAAATGTGGAATTGTTCCTCTAAGCCTTAAAGAGCTCCTAAATATGATGGAAAACTCTCCTTCATACCTAAGTAAGTTAGCAGCGCGCCAACTCAAGCAGGAGTTGATATATTGTAGTTCTGAATTCTACTCTCTAGGAATAACAGGCACCCTCGAAGAACAAGAAGATAGGCAAATAAAAGATAATGCTGATACACTTCTGCCTTTCTTTTAA
- the incB gene encoding inclusion membrane protein IncB gives MSSSSPLQTLQRNLNNVESNINAILHRQQMLEEVVGNVLLSSAGASGADQTVVIRKKAPSTCSKVAAAALCILAIAAIAVLVACIIAACGGFPMLLSFLNMYTLGACLSLPILGCASVALILLSMFSADALLKGCPSSIIIHSENHSNNP, from the coding sequence ATGTCATCATCTAGTCCGCTGCAAACGCTTCAAAGAAATCTAAATAACGTAGAAAGCAATATCAATGCCATCTTGCATAGGCAGCAAATGCTCGAGGAAGTTGTGGGGAATGTATTACTTTCATCTGCAGGAGCTTCTGGAGCTGATCAAACTGTCGTTATTCGCAAAAAGGCACCTAGCACATGTTCAAAAGTCGCAGCTGCAGCACTTTGCATTCTTGCTATTGCAGCTATTGCAGTCTTGGTTGCTTGTATTATTGCTGCTTGCGGTGGCTTCCCCATGTTGTTAAGCTTTCTTAACATGTATACATTAGGTGCGTGCCTTTCTCTTCCTATTTTAGGTTGTGCCTCAGTTGCTTTAATCTTATTATCTATGTTTTCTGCTGACGCTCTTCTTAAAGGATGCCCTTCTTCTATAATTATTCATTCTGAAAACCATAGTAACAATCCATAA
- a CDS encoding sodium-dependent transporter, translating into MSQKHTHFSSRLGFILSMMGIAVGAGNIWRFPRIAAQNGCGAFILLWLCFLFLWSIPLIIIELSIGKLTQKAPIGAIIKTAGKKFSWAGGFITLVTTCILAYYSVIVGWGISYFYYSMSGEILLGKDFSQLWETHYHSTIPLWSHVISLSLAYLIIRKGIVGGIEKCNKVLIPAFFFCTLCLFIRAVTLPGASQGIKQLFAFNWSSFANYRVWVEALTQNAWDTGAGWGLLLVYAGFASKKTGIVSNGAITAFCNNLVSLIMGIIVFSACASLDGSGALQLKEGIGSSSTGIAFIYLPELFTRLPGGDYITMLFSSIFFLAFAMAALSSMVSMLFLLSQTLSELGIKKYLAELSATLIAFILGIPSALSLTFFTNQDNVWSIALIVNGLIFIFASLTYGLRSLKEKVLLSVPNDIQLHKLFDYVVKYLLPIESITLLGWYFYESLFYADGNWWNPISTFSLSSLLLQWFTGFIILWALNQRLYLEYTRNN; encoded by the coding sequence ATGTCCCAAAAACATACTCACTTTTCGTCTAGACTTGGTTTTATCCTCTCTATGATGGGCATTGCCGTCGGAGCAGGAAATATATGGCGTTTTCCTAGAATCGCTGCCCAAAATGGTTGTGGAGCCTTTATCCTTTTATGGCTGTGTTTTCTCTTTTTATGGTCAATTCCTTTGATTATTATTGAATTATCTATAGGAAAACTTACTCAGAAAGCACCTATAGGGGCAATCATAAAAACCGCAGGAAAAAAATTTTCTTGGGCAGGAGGGTTTATTACTCTAGTCACGACTTGTATATTGGCCTATTATTCAGTAATTGTTGGCTGGGGAATTAGCTATTTTTATTATTCCATGTCGGGAGAGATTCTATTAGGGAAAGATTTCTCTCAGCTGTGGGAAACCCACTACCATAGCACCATACCTTTGTGGTCTCACGTGATTTCCTTAAGCCTAGCTTATTTAATAATTCGCAAGGGAATCGTCGGAGGCATAGAAAAGTGTAATAAAGTTTTGATCCCAGCGTTTTTTTTCTGTACGCTCTGTTTATTTATACGAGCTGTTACACTTCCTGGAGCCTCACAAGGCATTAAGCAACTGTTTGCCTTTAACTGGTCTTCCTTTGCCAACTATCGAGTTTGGGTAGAAGCTCTGACACAAAATGCCTGGGATACTGGCGCAGGTTGGGGATTACTTTTAGTTTATGCTGGGTTTGCCTCTAAAAAGACAGGCATCGTATCCAATGGAGCTATAACAGCTTTTTGCAATAACTTAGTTTCTTTAATTATGGGGATCATTGTTTTCTCCGCTTGCGCCTCCTTAGATGGTTCTGGAGCTCTACAATTAAAAGAAGGAATAGGCTCTTCTAGTACAGGAATTGCCTTCATCTACTTGCCAGAGCTATTCACACGGCTCCCTGGTGGGGACTACATAACTATGCTGTTTAGCTCTATTTTCTTTTTAGCCTTTGCTATGGCTGCACTTTCCTCAATGGTATCTATGCTCTTCCTGCTCTCTCAAACTCTTTCAGAGCTAGGAATAAAGAAGTATTTGGCAGAGCTTTCCGCGACCTTAATTGCATTTATTTTAGGAATCCCCTCAGCTCTTAGTCTTACTTTCTTTACGAACCAAGACAATGTGTGGAGTATAGCTCTTATTGTAAATGGGCTTATTTTTATTTTCGCATCGCTTACTTATGGCCTACGCTCTTTAAAAGAAAAAGTTTTGCTTTCAGTCCCCAACGACATTCAGTTACATAAACTTTTTGATTATGTGGTAAAATACTTACTTCCGATTGAAAGTATTACCCTTCTAGGATGGTATTTTTACGAAAGTCTGTTCTATGCGGACGGGAATTGGTGGAACCCTATTTCTACATTTAGCCTTTCAAGTCTATTGCTACAATGGTTTACAGGCTTTATCATTCTATGGGCTTTAAACCAAAGACTTTATTTGGAATACACACGAAATAATTAA
- a CDS encoding dicarboxylate/amino acid:cation symporter yields MQKRHSFKKQNLILLISIFIGLALGRLGLPWLNQGAEIIAETFLKLLRLISLPLVFVAVGSTITSIENIQTIFSLGKRILYYTLLTTIIASFIGLILFVVLQPKVPLEGESNLTSGNVGYINVLANILPENIFKPFLEGNVISIVFLAAILSFASLFTKDREKSFIRELFNSTFSMFLSLAKGVLKFLPIAAIAFAILVYRDMSNYSHLKSFSKYFICVIVSNLIQGIVVLPLLLKINRLSPLKTAMAMSPALITAFFSKSSATTLPLTMEVAEEQLHIHPKLSRFGFPLCSVINMNGCAAFILITTLFVGVSNGIEFSPFSMLVWVFIATLAAVGNAGVPMGCYFLTLSLLTSMKIPLSLLGFILPFYTIIDMIETALNVWSDSCVVCLANKQFHHI; encoded by the coding sequence ATGCAAAAACGGCATTCTTTTAAGAAGCAAAACTTAATATTATTAATTTCTATTTTCATAGGGTTAGCTTTAGGGAGGTTGGGGCTTCCTTGGCTTAATCAAGGTGCAGAAATAATTGCAGAGACTTTTTTAAAGCTTCTTCGTTTAATTAGCCTACCACTAGTGTTTGTGGCTGTAGGCTCTACAATAACTTCCATTGAAAATATTCAAACGATCTTCTCTTTAGGCAAACGCATTTTATACTATACTCTTCTAACTACAATTATTGCTTCTTTTATTGGTTTGATCCTATTTGTAGTTCTGCAACCTAAAGTGCCTCTTGAAGGCGAATCTAATTTAACATCTGGAAATGTAGGCTACATAAACGTACTTGCAAACATTCTTCCAGAAAATATCTTCAAGCCTTTTCTTGAAGGAAATGTAATCTCTATAGTATTCCTTGCAGCTATTTTGAGCTTTGCTTCACTTTTCACAAAAGATCGGGAGAAAAGTTTTATAAGAGAATTATTTAATTCAACATTCTCAATGTTTCTTAGCCTTGCAAAAGGTGTGTTAAAATTTTTACCAATTGCTGCTATTGCCTTTGCAATTCTTGTCTATAGGGACATGTCTAACTACAGTCACTTAAAAAGTTTTAGTAAATATTTTATTTGCGTCATAGTATCAAACTTAATACAAGGTATTGTTGTTCTCCCCTTATTACTTAAGATAAACCGTCTATCTCCCCTAAAAACTGCGATGGCAATGTCTCCAGCTCTAATTACAGCCTTTTTCTCTAAGTCTTCTGCAACCACCCTGCCTTTAACTATGGAAGTCGCTGAAGAGCAGCTCCACATTCATCCCAAGCTGTCTAGATTTGGTTTCCCTTTATGCTCTGTAATTAACATGAACGGATGTGCAGCATTTATTCTTATTACAACATTGTTTGTAGGAGTTTCTAACGGAATAGAATTTTCTCCCTTTTCTATGCTCGTCTGGGTGTTTATTGCAACCTTGGCTGCCGTTGGAAATGCAGGAGTGCCTATGGGCTGCTATTTCCTTACACTTTCCCTCTTAACTTCAATGAAAATTCCTCTTTCTCTTCTCGGATTTATTCTCCCTTTTTATACAATAATTGACATGATTGAGACAGCATTAAACGTTTGGTCTGATAGCTGTGTGGTATGCCTTGCGAACAAACAGTTTCACCATATTTAA